Genomic window (Luteolibacter sp. Y139):
TCGACTTGCCCGCGCCGTTTTCGCCCAGCAGCGCATGGACTTCGCCCGGCAACAGCTCAAACGACACGCCCTTCAGTGCGCGCACGGCACCGAAGGATTTGCGGATGTCGGAGAGTTGGAGGAGGGGTTTCAAGACGCGTGGGTTCGAAAGGCGGCGAGTTTGACGAAACCATGTTAGGTTTCGCGCGGCATCTTTGCCAAGTCCCGGCGTGGCAATCAGGCGTAGCTGTGCTCCGTTGCGATTCCCAGCTCTTGCCGGCGCTTGGCGCGTTCGGCGGCGGCCTTTTCAGCGTAGCCGCTGGCGCGGTGGGCGACGAGCGGGTCGGCATCGAGGCCTTTCGAGGCCCGCCATGCGGCGAGAGCTTCGGTGACGTCGGTGTTGAAAGCCTTCTTCAAGCACAGCTCGGCATCAACGATGTTGCCCTTCTTCTGCGCGGCGAGCAGCGCCTCGTGGTCGACGAGTGCGGCCTTCGCGTAGAGTTCCTGCGCCGTGCAGACCGTCTGGATCATTGCCTCGATCTTCGGCTTCAGGTTGTGCGACTGGTCGATCATGTACTCGATCTCCGGATAGACGCCGCCGCGCTCCCAGGCGAAGAGGTGGATCTCGTGGAAGATGCGGAAGATCTGGTAGGGATCGATGGAGCCGAGCGTGAGGTCGTCGTCGGCGTAGCGGCGGTCGTTGAAGTGGAAGCCGCCGAGCATGTCCTCATCGAGCAGCCACGCGACGATCTGCTCGATATTCTGCGAAAGGTAGTGGTGGCCGGTGTCGACGAGCACCTTGGCCTGCGGGCCAGCCTTCTTCGCGGTGAGGAAGGACATCCCCCAGTCGGCGAGGTCGGTCTGGTAGAAGGCGGGCTCGAAGGGCTTGTACTCCACCAACAGGATCTGGTCCTTGGAAAGGTGGCCATGGGCCTCTTTCAGCGCGGCCTCGAAGCGGTGCTTGCGGGCGCGAATGTTGTCCTGTCCCGGATAGTTGGTGCCATCGGCGAACCACAGCGAGACCGCCTTGCTGCCGGTCACTTGGCCGAGCTTGATACAGTCGATGATGTGGGCCAGCGCCTGATCGCGTGCCGTTTCGAACGGACTGCCGACCGAGCCGAGCTTGTAGATCTGGTCTTGGAATAGGTTCGGATTGATCGAGCCGATCGAAATCCCGAGCGACGCCGCTTTCGAGGCCACCACGGCGGCATCGGTGCCCGGCGCGAAGTCCCACAGCACGTGCGTCGCCACCGTCGGGCAGCAGCCGGTCAGGCAATGGACGTGCGCGGCGTCGGCGAGCTTGTCGTCGAGATCGATCGCCGCAGCCGGCTGGTGGAATTTCCCGAAGCGAGTGCCGGTGTCGGAGTAGCCCCACGACGGGGTTTCGATGCGGAAGGAATCGAGGGCGCGGATGATGGTTTCCGTGGAAATGGGCATGGCAGCGGGACTTGGGTTCGGCGGCGCGAATGCAATGAAAGTATCGTTTCTTATGAATTCGCAAGATTTTTCAGGATGGTTACCCCGAACGGGTCAGCCGGAGGCGGTGGGAAGGCCGTAGCCGAGGAACTTCGCCTTGGAGCCGGGCTTCGGGAGCTTGAAATCGAAGACGCCGTAGCCGCTGCGCTTCGTCCCGCGATAGGTCCGGCCATCGCTGGCGCCGACCATGACCGGCTCGCCGGTCGCCTTTTCGTGGCCGAGGAAGATCTGCACGTGGGAAACAGGGACGGTGCGGCCATCGGTCGGTTCGTAAGTGCCTGACCAGAAAAGCAGATCGCCGGGCTTGAGGTCCTTGAAGGCGGAATCGCTGGTGGAGCTGACCGCGGAAGGTACTTCCGTCAGGGCGTCCGCATCTTTGACCCAGGTAAACTGGTCTGCCGAACTCCGCGGCGGATCGATCCCGACGCGTTGGAGGATGTAATAGACTGAGCCAGAACAATCGAACCCGCCGCTGTCCGGATCGGCGCTGCCGAACTGGTACCTCAGCCACGAGTCTTTCGATGCCAGGTCCAAGGACTCGTCCACGATCCGTTTCCGCAAGCCGTCGAGCGACGCATATTCCTCAAGGTCCGCTCCCGCCAGTATGCCGGGGCGCGTGGCTGGTTCGGCGGCCATCGCAGGGAACGACGCCAGCAGGAGAAAAACGCAAAATTTCACCTGTCATCCTAACACCGGTCGGCGGTCCATGCGAACGAGGAGTTTCGCGGTTTGCTTCCAAGCTGGCGGCGGGTGGGGCTCCTGATTTGCCGGGTAGATCATGCTTCTCGTCCTCCCGGTTCCTGTCAGGGTGGCGGAATGCCGATCCGCGACTACGAGGTCGAATGCGAAGAAAGCGGTCCCCCGACGATCACCACCACCGGACGGGTGGACACCGCGGAGGAGTCGGGCGTCCGCTACATGGTTCGTTGGAACTATGAAGAGTATGAACCGAGAATCCCCTTTCTCGTATGCTTGGGTGGCGAAGGGAATGCGGTTTCCGCCTCTTTTCTGGTCGCAGAGGGAGGATTCGCCGTGGCGGAACCTGAGGACCATGATTGGAGCTCGACTGGGCTACGGATTTTGACGCGCGCTGAAGTGGTCGGAACTCCTCTCGCCGCGGCAGTATTCCGGGTGATCGACGAGATCTGGTTGTATGATCCCGAACTAGGCGGGTTTTTGGGTTCCAACTCTCTCGCCTTTGATTCCCGCGATATTTCGGAGGAGGCCTTGACCAAGGCCGCGCTGGAATCCGATGGCCCCCGGGAATCATGGCCAGAGGCCACCGGAGAACCGTGACCCGGAAACAGGCTCCGATTTCGTGACAGACGTGATGGGAATTTGAAATGCCAAACGTTTCTCGTATGCGTCTCCACGCTCCTCATTCATGAAACGCACCCTGCTTCTCTCCGCGCTCCTGATTTCCCCGCTGCTTGCCCAGGACAAGCCCGACTTCTCGAAGATGAAGGCCGAAAAAATCTTCGAGCAGCTCTGCGCCGGTTGCCACGGGGCTGACCTGAGCGGCGGCCAGGGCGGATCGCTGATCGATGGCGAATGGAAGCACGGCAGCGAGGACGCCGACCTGATGAAGTCGATCAAGGAGGGCAATCCGCAGCTCGGCATGACCCCTTTCGGCACCGTGCTCAATGACGGGCAGCTCCGCATGATGGTCATCTACATCCGCGAAAAGGAGAAGCAGGCGAAGCAAAAGGGGATGAGCTTTCCCAAGCCGAAGCCCGGCGAGGTGACCAAGACCGAGAAGGCTGACTACAAGATCGAGATGGTGATCGACGGTGGCCTCAAGGATCCATGGGCGCTGGCGTTCCTGCCCGATGGCCGGAAGCTGGTGACCGAAAAGAGCGGCCGCCTGCGCATCATCGGCACCGATGGCGTGCTGCAGCCCGAGCCGGTGAAGGGCACGCCGGCGATCATCGAGCATGGCCAAGGCGGCTTGATGGAAGTGGCTGTCCATCCCGACTACGAGAAGAACGGCTGGATTTACCTCGGCTTCGCCGATGGCACCCGTGAAGGGGGCAAGGTGAAGACGATCACCGCCTACGTCCGCGGCCGTATCAAGGATGGCCAGTGGGTGGACCAAGAGCAGATCTGGAAGGCCGATCCAAAGTTCTACACCGACGCTGGCATCCACTTCGGCACGCGTTTGGTCTTCGATGGCAAGGGCCACATCTACTTCCCCGTCGGTGAGCGCGGCGGACGGATGGAGGCGCAGGACGTCGCCAATGCGAAGGGCAAGATTTACCGCCTCCATGACGATGGCCGCATCCCCGAGGACAATCCGAAGTTCGACAAGGATCCAGTGCCCGGCGTGTGGACCTACGGCCACCGCAATCCACAGGGCCTCGCTTTCGATCCGCGCGATGGATCGCTCTACAATACCGAGCACGGTCCGCGTGGCGGCGATGAGCTGAACTGGGTGCAACCGGGCCACAACTACGGCTGGCCGGTCATTTGCTACGGCATGGATTACGATGGCTCGCCGATCAGCAATGAAACCGCGCATGAAGGCATGGACCAGCCGGTGACCTACTGGCAGCCGAGCATCGCGACCTGCGGTCTCGCTTTTTATAGCGGCGACAAGTTCCAGGAGTGGAAGAATGACCTCTTCGTCGGCGCACTGGCCCAGCAGGAAATCCGCCGCCTCCGGCTCGTGGATCACAAGGTGACCGAGCAGGAAATCATCCTGAAGAACATCGGCCGCGTGCGCGACGTGCGCAACGGGCCGGACGGCTTCATCTACGTGGTGCTCAACGGCCCGGACAACATCATCCGCCTGGTGCCGGCGAAGTAATCGTCATCGCCATGAAAGCGACCGGACTCTTCCTGCTGCTGGTACCCCCGCTTGCGGGTGCCGCTCCGCTTTCCATCTCCGCGCCACCTGACGCCGCTCTCACAACACCTCATCGCATCGAGGTGTTGGCCGAGGGGCTGAAGGTGCCATGGGAGCTGCGCTTCCTGCCGGATGGCCGGCAGATTTTCACCGAGCGCATCGGTCGGGTGCGGATCGTGGAGAATGGCAAGGTGCTGGAGGAGCCGGCGCTGACCCTGCCCGCGGCGCAGGGAAACAAGATGGGCCTGTTAGGTCTGGTGCTCGCGCCGGATTTCGAGAAGACCGGCCACCTCTTCCTCGCGTGGGACAAGGTTGTGGGAGACCGCCACTTCGAGCTGCGGATGGAGCGCTACCGGCTCGATGGCAACAAGCTGGTCGAACCGAAGACCATCATCGAGGGCATCCCCGCAAATCAGAATCACACCGGCTGCCGCTTGGAATTCGGCCCGGATGGCATGCTCTACATGACCACCGGCGATGCCGACCAGGCCGATGGTGTGCAGAAGCTCGACCAACTTCAGGGCAAGATCCTCCGCTTCAATGCCGACGGCTCGGTACCGCAGGACAATCCCCTGGTCGGCAAGGAAGGGGCACGTCCGGAGATCTGGTCGTATGGCCACCGCAATCCGCAGGGCCTCGCCTTTCAACCCGGCACCGGTCGCCTCTACGAATCCGAGCACGGCCCGCTGCACGGTGATGAAGTGAACCTGATCGAGAAGGGCGCGAACTACGGTTGGCCGGTAATCTCCCATCGCCGCGAGGCCGAGGGCATGCGCACGCCACTGATTGAGATCACGCCGGCCGTGGGACCGGGGCGCTTGCTATTCTATCAGGGCAAGGCCTTCCCCGAGCTTCGTGGCACGCTGCTGCTCTGCTGCCTGCGCGGCTCTGCGGTGTTCCGGATCTCGCTCGGTGGCGATGGCCTGCCGACGCACATCGAGCGCCTCTGGAATCAAAAGTGGGGCCGCATCCGCTTCATCAATGAAGCGCCCGATGGCTCGCTGTGGCTCGGCACCTCGATGCAGGACCCGCCCGAAGGAAAGCCGAACGAAGGCGACGACAAGCTGATCCGCATCGTCGCCGATCCGCATGGCACCGTGGAAGCAGTCGTGGGCAAGACCGCCGAGCCCGTCTTGCTGACTCCGGACATGGACGATCCCGAGAAGATCATCGCTGCTGCCTGTGCCGCCTGCCACGGCTCCGGTCTCGCCGGCGGTGAAAAACGCGGCCTGCTTTCCGGCGAGTTCAAGCACCTCAAGGATCCCGCTGATCTTGAAAAGACCATCCACGATGGAGTCCCTATCGCGGGGATGCCACCGGCATCGGGCCTCTTGAGCGACAAGCAGATCGGAATCGTTGCGGACTACATTCGCAGCCACCGGAAGTAAGGCACGGATCAAGCTGCTTTTCCCGCCATGAAGTGGTGCCGGAACTTTCTGATGGCGGCTTTCATTGCGTCGGCCGCTGCCGAGACGCCTTTCATCGGCGTCGATGCGAACTACTCGCTCGGCATGGAGAAGGAGGGGAAGTCGTGGTCGTGGGACGGGAAGAAGAGAGACCTTTTTGAAGGTATGGCGAAGTCAGGAGTGCATGGCTTCCGCGTGCGCCTGTGGGTCGGGGACGAGGGAGCACACGGGAAAATTGAATCCACCAGCGTGGTGAAGCGCGCACTCGCGGCCGGGCTGGATCCTTACCTGGTGATCTTCCTCAGCGAGGATTGGGCCGACTTGATGAAGCAACCGGCACCGAAGATCTGGGCCGATCTCGATTTGAAAGCGCGTGCCGCGGCGGTGAAGGACTATTCGCGCGAGATGGTCACCCATTTCCGGAGCGAGGGGCTGAAGAGCCATCTCTACGAGATCGGCAACGAGATCGACTACGGCATTTGCGGCGTCTATCCGGGAAAGAGTACCAAGAAGTCACCCGAGAGCCTGTCGAAGAAGTGCTGGCCTGAAGCCGTGGAGCTCATCAAGGCGAGCCAGGCAGGCGTCTTGGAAGCAGACCCGGAAGCGAAGTTCCTCCTCCACATCGCGCACTGGTGGGATGTCGAATTCGTGAACGGGTTCTTCAAGTTCATGAAGGAGAACGCCGCGCGGGTGGACTATGCGGGCTTGTCTTATTTCCCGTCGTCGAACATCGGCGGTTCGCTGGAGATGGGACAGTTTCTCGATGTGGCGAAGAGGCTGAACGAGTTGACCAACGTACCAGTGATCGTGCCCGAGGTGGCCTACCCCTCGACGGCGGATTTCAAAGGGCAGTTCTCCCGTTGGAAGAAGGAGACGCCGGGCTACCCCCTCACGCCCGATGGTCAGCGCCGCTGGGTCAGTGATTTTCTCGATGCCTGCGCCAAGACCCCGGCCATCGCGGGCGTCTACTACTGGAGCCCCGAGTGGTGCGGGGAGGGGATGTGGAAGGGCATGGCCTTTTTCGATCCCGATGGCTCGGCGCGACCCGCGTGGAGCGCTTTCGCCAAGCCCCGTGCCGAGCGCTCAGCACCGAAGTCCTCCGTCTTCCTCGAAGTGCGCGATGGCAAGGTCCACGCTGTGCCCGTCGCAACGGCGCGGGAAAAAGCCGCGCCGGTACTCGCCGAGAAGCTCGCGAAAGCAGGCCGGGTGAACGTGGACTACATCAAAGACATCACCGACAGCGTGCTCGTGGTGGACGGCTATCGCGTCATCCTGCGCGCCTCGCTTTCAGGTAACCTCGATCTGGCCCTCCAGCCCGACGCCCCTGTCGCAGATGCCAAGGCCGTCATCGACAAGATGGACCCTGCCGCGCAACGCCTGATGGTGTTCGCGGTGAATCCTGAAGATCGCGTTGTCGCAGAAACTCTCGCCGTGGCCAGCCAGCGTGGAGTCGAGGTAGTCGTGCATCCGGTCGCGGACGACAAGCCGTTGAAGTTCGGTCTGGGTGGGACGAAAGCGGATTCCGCCTACTGAGCTGGTTTCGGCGCGATCATGCCACCGCCATGCTCCGCCGGGCTTCGATGGCGCGGAAGAGCCTGAGCTTTCCGTAGCTGATGCGACCCCCGAGGTGCTCGAAGACGGGCTTGAGGGAAGCGTCTTCGTAGCCCTCAAGAGCGGCGCGCATCTCGCTTTCTTCTTCGCGGGTGTAGAGGCGATATGGGTCGAGATCCTCGCCGGCCTCAATGGCTTGGGCGAGGTGGCCTTCGATGGTTGTTGCGGCGAATCCGCGGAGGGCCGCAATTTCATCGACTGTTTTTCCCTCGCGCCACAGTTCCAAGGAAACCTTTGAGGTGCCGTTCGCGACGGGGCGAGAAGCGGGGACGGTCGCAGCGCTGAGTGGAGAGAATTGGAGACGCGGATGATCGGCGAGCCAGGCCACGATTTCACCGATAAAGCCGGGGCCGTAGTCGGCGAGCTTGCGTTCACCCACGCCCGGGATCTTGAGGAAGGCCGCTTCATCGATGGGATAGGCACGGGCCATGTGCCGCAGCGCCACGTCAGAAAAGACGACATACGGCGGCACTTCCTTGGCATCGGCGACTTGCTTGCGGTGGCTGCGGAGGACTTCGAACAGCTCTCGGTCGCATTCGATATCGCCAGCGCGGGCGGCGCTGGCTTTCTCGGCGACCATGAGCCGGCTGAGCGTGACGGGAAGGCGCTCGCGGAGAATGCTCATTCCCTCGGTGCTGACCGAAACAGTGGGATAGTTGCCGCCGTCCACGGCGAGGCAGCCCTTGCGCGCGAGCTGGCGGGCGATCTCTGTCCACTTGGCGGCGGAGTGTTCCTTGCCGATGCCGTAAGTACTAAGTTTATCGTGGTTGCGGGCCAGGACCTTTTCGGCGCGGGAACCGGCGAGGATGTCAGCGAGATGGCGGATGCCGACGGACGGCCCACCGGCTTGCTTCACGCGGAGGACGCAGCTCAGGATCTTCTGAGTCTCCACGGTGGCATCCCACGTCTCCCGTGGAGAAAGGCAATTGTCGCAAGCGCCGCAGTTCTCCATCGTCCAAGACTCGCCGAAGTAGCCAAGCAGTCCCACCCGGCGGCAGGCGTCGCTTTCGGCGAAGTCAGCCATCGTCTCCAACTGGTGGCGTGCGTTTTCACGCACCTGCTCGTCACTCATTTGGTCGAGGAACCGCAGGTTTTTAACGATGTCGCTGCGGGAGAAGAGCAGCAGGCAATCGGCGGGGAGCCCGTCGCGTCCGGCACGGCCGGTTTCCTGATAGTAGCCTTCGAGGTTTTTCGGTAGATCGGCGTGGATCACGAAGCGGACGTCCGGCTTGTTGATGCCCATGCCGAAGGCGACGGTGGCACAGATCACGCGGATCTCATCGCGCAGGAAGGCCTCCTGGTTCCGCGCCCGCTCCGGTGCTTCCAGACCTGCATGATAGCAGGCGGCCGGGATGC
Coding sequences:
- a CDS encoding TIM barrel protein, producing the protein MPISTETIIRALDSFRIETPSWGYSDTGTRFGKFHQPAAAIDLDDKLADAAHVHCLTGCCPTVATHVLWDFAPGTDAAVVASKAASLGISIGSINPNLFQDQIYKLGSVGSPFETARDQALAHIIDCIKLGQVTGSKAVSLWFADGTNYPGQDNIRARKHRFEAALKEAHGHLSKDQILLVEYKPFEPAFYQTDLADWGMSFLTAKKAGPQAKVLVDTGHHYLSQNIEQIVAWLLDEDMLGGFHFNDRRYADDDLTLGSIDPYQIFRIFHEIHLFAWERGGVYPEIEYMIDQSHNLKPKIEAMIQTVCTAQELYAKAALVDHEALLAAQKKGNIVDAELCLKKAFNTDVTEALAAWRASKGLDADPLVAHRASGYAEKAAAERAKRRQELGIATEHSYA
- a CDS encoding C40 family peptidase, whose product is MAAEPATRPGILAGADLEEYASLDGLRKRIVDESLDLASKDSWLRYQFGSADPDSGGFDCSGSVYYILQRVGIDPPRSSADQFTWVKDADALTEVPSAVSSTSDSAFKDLKPGDLLFWSGTYEPTDGRTVPVSHVQIFLGHEKATGEPVMVGASDGRTYRGTKRSGYGVFDFKLPKPGSKAKFLGYGLPTASG
- a CDS encoding PQQ-dependent sugar dehydrogenase, with the translated sequence MKRTLLLSALLISPLLAQDKPDFSKMKAEKIFEQLCAGCHGADLSGGQGGSLIDGEWKHGSEDADLMKSIKEGNPQLGMTPFGTVLNDGQLRMMVIYIREKEKQAKQKGMSFPKPKPGEVTKTEKADYKIEMVIDGGLKDPWALAFLPDGRKLVTEKSGRLRIIGTDGVLQPEPVKGTPAIIEHGQGGLMEVAVHPDYEKNGWIYLGFADGTREGGKVKTITAYVRGRIKDGQWVDQEQIWKADPKFYTDAGIHFGTRLVFDGKGHIYFPVGERGGRMEAQDVANAKGKIYRLHDDGRIPEDNPKFDKDPVPGVWTYGHRNPQGLAFDPRDGSLYNTEHGPRGGDELNWVQPGHNYGWPVICYGMDYDGSPISNETAHEGMDQPVTYWQPSIATCGLAFYSGDKFQEWKNDLFVGALAQQEIRRLRLVDHKVTEQEIILKNIGRVRDVRNGPDGFIYVVLNGPDNIIRLVPAK
- a CDS encoding PQQ-dependent sugar dehydrogenase codes for the protein MKATGLFLLLVPPLAGAAPLSISAPPDAALTTPHRIEVLAEGLKVPWELRFLPDGRQIFTERIGRVRIVENGKVLEEPALTLPAAQGNKMGLLGLVLAPDFEKTGHLFLAWDKVVGDRHFELRMERYRLDGNKLVEPKTIIEGIPANQNHTGCRLEFGPDGMLYMTTGDADQADGVQKLDQLQGKILRFNADGSVPQDNPLVGKEGARPEIWSYGHRNPQGLAFQPGTGRLYESEHGPLHGDEVNLIEKGANYGWPVISHRREAEGMRTPLIEITPAVGPGRLLFYQGKAFPELRGTLLLCCLRGSAVFRISLGGDGLPTHIERLWNQKWGRIRFINEAPDGSLWLGTSMQDPPEGKPNEGDDKLIRIVADPHGTVEAVVGKTAEPVLLTPDMDDPEKIIAAACAACHGSGLAGGEKRGLLSGEFKHLKDPADLEKTIHDGVPIAGMPPASGLLSDKQIGIVADYIRSHRK
- a CDS encoding glycosyl hydrolase 53 family protein encodes the protein MKWCRNFLMAAFIASAAAETPFIGVDANYSLGMEKEGKSWSWDGKKRDLFEGMAKSGVHGFRVRLWVGDEGAHGKIESTSVVKRALAAGLDPYLVIFLSEDWADLMKQPAPKIWADLDLKARAAAVKDYSREMVTHFRSEGLKSHLYEIGNEIDYGICGVYPGKSTKKSPESLSKKCWPEAVELIKASQAGVLEADPEAKFLLHIAHWWDVEFVNGFFKFMKENAARVDYAGLSYFPSSNIGGSLEMGQFLDVAKRLNELTNVPVIVPEVAYPSTADFKGQFSRWKKETPGYPLTPDGQRRWVSDFLDACAKTPAIAGVYYWSPEWCGEGMWKGMAFFDPDGSARPAWSAFAKPRAERSAPKSSVFLEVRDGKVHAVPVATAREKAAPVLAEKLAKAGRVNVDYIKDITDSVLVVDGYRVILRASLSGNLDLALQPDAPVADAKAVIDKMDPAAQRLMVFAVNPEDRVVAETLAVASQRGVEVVVHPVADDKPLKFGLGGTKADSAY
- the recQ gene encoding DNA helicase RecQ, which produces MIPSEDLLPLLKKHFGYETFRPLQREIMAAILGRRDTLAILPTGAGKSLCYQLPALARDGVTLVISPLIALMKDQVDQLLAAGVAATFLNSTLAPEENRHRLEEIRSGNCKLVYLAPERLMSGDFLSVVRSWNVTALAVDEAHCISEWGHDFRPEYRRLKELRHALPGVPVIALTATATPQVREDILRQLALRDPAVFLASFNRPNLNYLVEPKQDAASRLVAFIKSRSNESGIVYAQSRKRTEELAASLRDAGIPAACYHAGLEAPERARNQEAFLRDEIRVICATVAFGMGINKPDVRFVIHADLPKNLEGYYQETGRAGRDGLPADCLLLFSRSDIVKNLRFLDQMSDEQVRENARHQLETMADFAESDACRRVGLLGYFGESWTMENCGACDNCLSPRETWDATVETQKILSCVLRVKQAGGPSVGIRHLADILAGSRAEKVLARNHDKLSTYGIGKEHSAAKWTEIARQLARKGCLAVDGGNYPTVSVSTEGMSILRERLPVTLSRLMVAEKASAARAGDIECDRELFEVLRSHRKQVADAKEVPPYVVFSDVALRHMARAYPIDEAAFLKIPGVGERKLADYGPGFIGEIVAWLADHPRLQFSPLSAATVPASRPVANGTSKVSLELWREGKTVDEIAALRGFAATTIEGHLAQAIEAGEDLDPYRLYTREEESEMRAALEGYEDASLKPVFEHLGGRISYGKLRLFRAIEARRSMAVA